In one window of Tenacibaculum mesophilum DNA:
- a CDS encoding NAD(P)H-dependent glycerol-3-phosphate dehydrogenase: MNNQTKIAVLGGGSWATAIVKMLSENLETIGWYMRSIYAIEHIKRNKHNPSYLSSAELHPEQLDLSENINYIVENYDVLIFAVPSAFLNGELEKLTASLENKVIFSAIKGIVPESGLIVGEHFHEKYNIPYENIGVISGPCHAEEVAMERLSYLTLACQDEEKAKKLSEAIAGRYIKTKISDDIIGTEYAAMLKNIYAIAAGIAHGLGYGDNFQAVLMSNGIREMKRFIKKIHKMKRNINNSAYLGDLLVTGYSTFSRNRMFGNMIGKGYTVKSAMLEMSMVAEGYYATKSAYKINQKNKAKTPIIDAVYNVLYDKKEAKDEFLKLTNRLD, from the coding sequence ATGAACAATCAAACTAAAATAGCCGTTTTAGGAGGTGGAAGTTGGGCAACAGCTATTGTTAAAATGTTATCTGAAAACTTAGAAACTATTGGTTGGTATATGCGCAGCATATATGCTATTGAACATATTAAACGTAACAAACATAATCCTAGTTATTTAAGTTCTGCAGAGTTACATCCTGAACAGTTAGATTTGTCTGAAAATATAAATTACATTGTAGAAAATTATGACGTGTTAATTTTTGCCGTTCCTTCTGCTTTTTTAAACGGAGAATTAGAAAAACTTACTGCTTCTTTAGAGAATAAAGTTATTTTTTCAGCCATTAAAGGAATTGTACCAGAATCAGGATTAATTGTTGGTGAACATTTTCATGAAAAATACAATATACCATATGAAAATATAGGGGTAATATCTGGACCATGTCATGCAGAAGAAGTAGCCATGGAACGCTTATCGTATTTAACACTTGCTTGTCAAGATGAAGAAAAAGCAAAAAAACTTAGTGAAGCTATTGCAGGACGCTATATTAAAACTAAAATTTCTGATGATATTATTGGTACTGAATATGCAGCGATGTTAAAAAATATTTATGCTATAGCTGCAGGAATTGCTCATGGTTTAGGCTATGGAGATAATTTTCAAGCGGTATTAATGAGTAATGGTATTAGAGAAATGAAACGCTTTATTAAAAAGATTCATAAAATGAAGCGCAATATTAACAATTCAGCATACCTAGGTGATTTATTAGTTACTGGATATTCTACATTTAGTAGAAATAGAATGTTTGGAAATATGATAGGAAAAGGCTACACTGTAAAATCTGCAATGTTAGAAATGAGTATGGTTGCTGAAGGATACTATGCAACAAAAAGCGCCTATAAAATTAATCAAAAAAACAAAGCTAAAACTCCAATAATAGACGCTGTTTACAACGTTTTATACGACAAAAAAGAAGCGAAAGATGAGTTTTTAAAGTTAACAAATAGATTAGATTAG
- the dut gene encoding dUTP diphosphatase, translating into MNVQIINKSKHQTPAYETEGSAGMDLRANIDAAIILKPLERAIIKTGLFIALPVGYEAQVRPRSGLAAKKGITVLNSPGTVDADYRGEIGVILVNLSNEDFTVNDGERIAQLVITKHERVNWQEVEVLNGTERGTGGFGSTGI; encoded by the coding sequence ATGAACGTACAAATCATAAACAAATCCAAACATCAAACACCAGCTTATGAAACCGAGGGATCTGCAGGAATGGATTTACGTGCAAATATAGATGCTGCTATTATTTTAAAACCTTTAGAGAGAGCTATTATTAAAACAGGTTTATTTATTGCGCTTCCTGTTGGGTATGAAGCTCAAGTTCGTCCACGTAGTGGACTCGCAGCCAAAAAAGGGATTACCGTATTAAATTCTCCTGGTACAGTTGATGCTGATTATCGTGGAGAAATTGGGGTGATTTTAGTAAATTTATCTAACGAAGATTTTACAGTTAACGATGGTGAGCGAATTGCGCAATTAGTTATTACAAAACACGAACGTGTAAACTGGCAAGAAGTAGAAGTTTTAAACGGAACTGAACGTGGTACTGGTGGTTTTGGTAGTACTGGAATTTAA
- the recA gene encoding recombinase RecA has product MAADKEKEAKLKALQLTLDKLDKTYGKGTVMKLGDSQVEDVDAISSGSLGLDLALGVGGYPRGRIIEIYGPESSGKTTLTIHAIAEAQKAGGIAAFIDAEHAFDRFYAESLGVDVDNLIISQPDHGEQALEIADNLIRSGAIDIVVIDSVAALTPKSEIEGEMGDSKMGLHARLMSQALRKLTGTISKTNCTVIFINQLREKIGVMFGNPETTTGGNALKFYASVRLDIRRRTQIKDGDKVIGNSTKVKIVKNKVAPPFQQAEFDIMYGAGISKVGEVLDIGVEYGIIKKSGSWFSYGDTKLGQGRDAVKGVIKDNPELMEELENKIKDAIENQD; this is encoded by the coding sequence ATGGCAGCAGATAAAGAAAAAGAAGCGAAATTAAAAGCGCTTCAACTTACACTAGATAAGTTAGATAAAACTTACGGTAAAGGAACCGTAATGAAGTTAGGAGATAGCCAAGTAGAAGATGTAGATGCAATATCGTCAGGTTCTTTAGGATTAGATTTAGCCTTAGGAGTAGGAGGGTATCCTCGTGGAAGAATTATAGAAATTTACGGACCAGAATCATCAGGTAAAACAACTTTAACAATACATGCAATTGCAGAAGCTCAAAAAGCAGGAGGTATTGCTGCTTTTATTGATGCGGAACATGCTTTTGATCGTTTTTATGCTGAAAGTTTAGGTGTAGATGTTGATAATTTAATTATTTCCCAACCAGATCATGGAGAACAAGCATTAGAAATTGCTGATAATTTAATTCGTTCGGGAGCTATTGACATTGTAGTTATTGATTCGGTTGCAGCCTTAACACCAAAATCTGAAATTGAAGGTGAAATGGGTGATTCTAAAATGGGATTACATGCACGTTTAATGTCACAAGCTCTACGTAAATTAACAGGTACAATTAGTAAAACAAACTGTACAGTTATATTTATTAACCAATTACGTGAAAAGATTGGAGTTATGTTTGGTAACCCAGAAACTACAACAGGAGGTAACGCTTTAAAGTTTTATGCATCTGTTCGTTTAGATATTCGTCGTAGAACACAAATTAAAGATGGCGATAAAGTAATTGGTAACAGTACTAAAGTTAAGATTGTAAAGAATAAAGTAGCTCCACCATTCCAACAAGCAGAATTTGATATTATGTATGGTGCAGGAATATCAAAAGTTGGTGAAGTTTTGGATATTGGAGTAGAATACGGAATTATAAAGAAAAGTGGTTCATGGTTTAGTTATGGAGACACTAAATTAGGTCAGGGTAGAGATGCTGTAAAAGGTGTTATTAAAGACAACCCTGAATTAATGGAAGAGTTAGAAAATAAAATAAAAGATGCTATTGAAAATCAAGATTAA
- a CDS encoding pseudouridine synthase → MSNHRHFMIYKPYGFLSQFITNQKKGGKHKLLGELYNFPEKTMAVGRLDVKSEGLLLLTTDGKVSDFITTRGGVEKEYYVQLDGAITSEAIDQLKNGVEIGFDGKKYITKACKVRAMDTPDLPERSKKIRDARHGPTPWISITLTEGKFRQVRKMTSAVGFPTLRLVRVRVGNILLGNMQVGEVKEVEELI, encoded by the coding sequence ATGTCAAACCATCGTCACTTCATGATTTATAAACCTTATGGTTTTTTATCACAATTTATTACGAATCAAAAAAAAGGAGGTAAACACAAATTGTTAGGTGAATTATACAATTTTCCTGAAAAAACAATGGCTGTTGGTAGATTGGATGTAAAATCTGAAGGTTTATTATTACTTACAACCGACGGAAAAGTAAGTGATTTTATTACTACCAGAGGTGGAGTTGAAAAAGAATATTATGTCCAGTTAGACGGAGCAATTACTTCAGAAGCTATTGATCAATTAAAAAATGGGGTTGAAATTGGTTTTGACGGAAAGAAATATATAACTAAAGCTTGCAAAGTCAGAGCAATGGATACGCCAGATTTACCTGAACGTTCTAAAAAAATTAGAGATGCTCGTCACGGTCCTACTCCCTGGATATCAATTACCTTAACCGAAGGAAAATTCAGGCAAGTACGTAAAATGACCTCAGCTGTTGGTTTTCCTACACTTCGTTTAGTACGTGTTCGTGTGGGTAATATTTTATTAGGTAATATGCAAGTTGGTGAAGTTAAAGAAGTTGAGGAATTGATTTAG
- a CDS encoding T9SS type B sorting domain-containing protein, protein MKKYITLLLFFFTLFSYSQNTYVPDDNFEQFLIDSGYDSGPLDNYVLTSNIETIKKLDLENKNISDMTGIQDFVSLTYLDCSDNFFTNIDVSQLIKLETLICGAGNLNTLDVTNNTLIKFLSVNDSKLSSINVTKNIKLEHFVIYGNDLSDLDISNNLKLRFLSCSSNNLTQLNTSNNPDLYWLDIYFNKISSLDLSNNLKLARLDCFNNSIKELNLINNKELTFLNCRYNQLTNLDIRNNNNTNILSNSFDLRYNPNLTCVLVDNVNYSITNWTQIDDNTVFKENTNECNQTTCTITVDTLNDVITCDNYSLPSLSDGKYYTESNGNGNRLNPGDIINKSQTIFIYNEDSSNPSCSIESSFMVTINNSPDVDILNDVFAINEFTLPNLINGNYYTESGGNGNQLNSGDIITDSQTIFIYNVNPINTNCNNESSFTILIEEERDVTIPNFFTPNNDGNNDTWIVNANNNLIKEIYITDRFGKIVGKIKPNTIGWNGLYNGKPLPSTTYWYQIIFTNGEAKNGAFALIRN, encoded by the coding sequence ATGAAAAAATATATAACTCTTTTACTTTTCTTTTTTACTTTATTTTCTTACTCACAAAATACTTATGTACCCGATGATAATTTTGAACAATTTTTAATTGATTCAGGCTATGATTCTGGTCCTTTGGATAATTATGTTTTGACTAGTAATATTGAAACAATAAAAAAATTAGATCTAGAAAATAAGAATATTAGTGATATGACAGGTATTCAAGATTTTGTTTCTTTAACATACTTAGATTGTTCTGATAATTTTTTTACCAATATTGATGTTAGTCAACTTATTAAATTAGAAACCTTAATTTGTGGTGCAGGTAATCTAAATACATTAGATGTAACAAATAACACTTTAATAAAGTTTCTTTCTGTTAATGATTCAAAACTTTCTAGTATAAATGTTACCAAGAATATTAAATTAGAGCACTTTGTTATTTATGGTAATGATCTTAGTGACCTAGATATTTCAAATAATCTTAAATTAAGGTTTTTAAGTTGTTCAAGTAATAATCTTACTCAACTAAATACTTCTAACAATCCCGATTTATATTGGTTGGATATTTATTTTAATAAAATATCAAGTTTAGATTTAAGTAATAATTTAAAATTAGCAAGATTAGATTGTTTTAATAACTCCATTAAAGAGTTAAATTTAATTAATAATAAAGAACTAACATTTTTAAACTGTAGATACAATCAATTAACTAATCTTGATATAAGAAACAATAACAACACTAATATTTTATCAAATAGTTTCGATTTAAGATATAATCCTAACCTTACATGTGTTTTAGTTGATAATGTAAACTATAGTATAACAAACTGGACTCAAATAGATGATAATACTGTTTTTAAAGAAAATACAAATGAATGTAACCAAACTACATGTACTATTACAGTAGATACTTTAAATGATGTTATCACCTGTGATAATTACTCTTTACCTAGTTTATCTGATGGAAAATACTATACTGAATCTAATGGAAATGGAAATCGATTGAACCCTGGAGATATTATAAATAAATCTCAAACAATTTTTATTTATAACGAAGATTCAAGTAATCCTTCTTGTTCAATTGAATCTTCATTTATGGTTACTATAAACAATTCACCTGATGTTGATATTTTAAATGATGTTTTTGCTATTAATGAATTTACTTTACCTAATCTAATAAATGGAAATTATTATACTGAATCTGGAGGAAATGGAAATCAATTAAATTCTGGAGATATTATTACTGATTCTCAAACAATTTTTATTTATAATGTAAACCCTATAAATACTAATTGTAATAATGAAAGTAGTTTTACCATTCTTATAGAGGAAGAAAGAGATGTTACCATTCCAAACTTTTTTACTCCAAATAACGATGGTAACAATGATACTTGGATTGTAAACGCTAATAACAATCTTATTAAAGAAATTTATATTACTGATAGATTTGGAAAGATAGTAGGTAAAATTAAACCAAACACTATTGGTTGGAATGGTTTATACAATGGAAAACCACTTCCAAGTACTACATACTGGTATCAAATAATTTTTACAAACGGAGAGGCTAAAAATGGTGCTTTTGCTTTAATTAGAAACTAA
- a CDS encoding GNAT family N-acetyltransferase — MNFIVKRFQELTTSELYELLQLRSEVFVVEQDCVYQDIDGKDQKALHVIGVKEGKIVAYTRLFNSGEYFDTPSIGRVVVKETERKYGYGHDLIKASIKAIVDNYNETTITISAQTYLQKFYESHGFKQIGEGYLEDGIPHIRMVRN; from the coding sequence ATGAATTTTATAGTAAAAAGATTTCAAGAATTAACAACTTCAGAACTGTATGAGCTTTTGCAATTACGTTCTGAAGTTTTTGTTGTTGAACAAGATTGTGTCTATCAAGATATTGATGGTAAAGATCAAAAGGCTTTACACGTTATAGGAGTTAAAGAAGGTAAAATAGTAGCTTATACACGATTATTTAATAGTGGTGAATATTTTGATACACCAAGTATTGGTAGGGTAGTAGTTAAAGAAACGGAACGTAAATATGGTTACGGACACGATTTGATTAAAGCATCCATAAAAGCTATTGTTGATAACTACAATGAAACTACCATAACGATTTCTGCACAAACCTATTTGCAAAAATTCTACGAATCTCACGGATTTAAACAAATAGGTGAAGGTTATTTAGAAGATGGTATTCCGCATATAAGAATGGTTAGAAATTAG
- the rpiB gene encoding ribose 5-phosphate isomerase B: MTIAVGNDHAGTEYKFEIVKLLEELGHKVINFGTNETDSMDYPDTIHPAAEAVETGQAEMGIILCGSGNGAQMTANKHQGVRAALCWNNELVELTRQHNDANILTIPARFVSLQQALGFVKIFLSTEFEGGRHANRVNKIACC; the protein is encoded by the coding sequence ATGACAATCGCTGTAGGAAACGATCACGCAGGCACCGAATACAAATTTGAAATAGTTAAGCTTTTAGAAGAATTAGGACATAAAGTAATCAACTTTGGTACGAATGAAACCGATAGTATGGATTACCCAGATACAATTCATCCAGCTGCTGAAGCTGTGGAGACAGGACAAGCAGAAATGGGAATTATTTTATGTGGAAGTGGTAATGGAGCGCAAATGACCGCTAACAAACACCAGGGAGTTCGTGCAGCTTTGTGTTGGAACAATGAATTGGTGGAATTAACACGTCAGCATAATGATGCTAACATTTTAACAATTCCAGCTCGTTTTGTTTCGTTACAACAAGCCTTAGGTTTTGTAAAGATTTTCTTATCTACCGAATTTGAAGGAGGTCGTCACGCGAATAGAGTAAATAAAATAGCTTGCTGTTAA
- a CDS encoding diacylglycerol/lipid kinase family protein, which produces MNNSWFVIVNPIAGNGKFNKYWFDIQQELKFNNITYEYAKTEYSNHEKIIVQQAINKGYKKIISVGGDGTLHHIINGIMTQNTIKPEEITIAVIPLGTGNDWIKTYNIPKNIKATVSLIKHGKTIFQDIGYLELPDTSSYFNNVAGIGYDGYVVNKLNKLKRFGSIAYLLSGIAGLLLYKKTTFNITINNKSVETKCLMTLFGICKYSAGGMQLTDYKDSNNGLFDITIAKNLSFWDLLFSIKKLYNGKILQHKKVETHLANSLLITPKNNDELPYIQADGELIGRGQVKVSILKSAIQIVIP; this is translated from the coding sequence ATGAATAATTCTTGGTTTGTTATTGTTAATCCTATAGCTGGTAACGGTAAGTTCAATAAATATTGGTTTGATATTCAACAGGAATTAAAATTTAATAATATAACCTATGAATATGCAAAAACTGAATATTCTAATCACGAAAAAATTATTGTTCAACAAGCTATTAACAAAGGTTATAAGAAAATAATTTCTGTTGGGGGTGATGGTACTTTACATCATATTATTAACGGAATTATGACTCAAAATACTATAAAACCTGAAGAAATAACTATTGCTGTTATTCCATTAGGTACTGGTAATGACTGGATTAAAACTTATAATATACCTAAGAATATAAAAGCTACCGTTAGTTTAATAAAACACGGAAAAACTATTTTTCAAGACATCGGTTACTTAGAATTACCTGATACTTCTTCCTATTTTAATAATGTAGCTGGTATTGGTTATGACGGATATGTTGTTAATAAGTTGAATAAATTAAAGAGATTTGGATCTATAGCCTACTTATTGAGTGGGATAGCGGGTTTATTACTCTATAAAAAAACTACTTTTAACATAACTATTAACAATAAATCTGTTGAAACAAAGTGTTTAATGACTTTGTTTGGTATTTGTAAATATTCAGCAGGAGGTATGCAATTAACTGATTATAAAGATTCTAATAATGGTTTATTTGATATAACAATAGCTAAAAATCTGTCCTTTTGGGACTTACTATTTTCAATTAAAAAATTATACAACGGAAAAATTCTTCAGCATAAAAAAGTAGAAACGCATTTGGCTAACTCATTGTTAATAACTCCTAAAAACAATGATGAACTTCCTTATATTCAAGCAGATGGTGAGTTAATAGGTAGAGGACAAGTTAAAGTTAGTATTCTAAAAAGTGCTATTCAAATAGTTATTCCTTAA